The following nucleotide sequence is from Leopardus geoffroyi isolate Oge1 chromosome A1, O.geoffroyi_Oge1_pat1.0, whole genome shotgun sequence.
GCCTCCCTTTGAGCTGGCCTCCAGGTGGGGCCGGGGTCGGTGGGTGGAGGGCGGGGAACGAGCTGAAGGCGAGGCCGCATTCGGGCTGGGCAAACAGATTGGGCAgcggctgtgagcacagagcgcCCATTGTGGACCCAGAGCTCTGCTTTCAATAATCTACTCGGAAGAATGTTTCATTGAGCGCCAGAGAAAGGAGCCATTGAAATGCCCAGGACTGGGGCCCCGTGAAGGGTTAAAGGCAAGGGGCTACGGTGCCCTGGCTCTTGCCACTCTGGGTTCAGATGTCTGATCTGGGGATCCTGACACTAAAGCAAGGGGGATTCGGTGAGACCACCAAGAGGGCCGGAAGCAAGGGTCAGGAGGGCTGtgtgtctcccccctcccagAAATGCAAAAGGGGGTGTGCCAGCATTAAGGAGGAAAACACTTCTCTTCCCAGAACATTTTGCCCGGATAATATCCAGCAAGGACCGGGCCTTGGATGCCCCTCAGTCTACCCACTGGTGAGAACAGCTCAGCTGGGCAGacaatatattttctataatacaGCCAGCACGGCTGTCTTAAACACCTCCAACATCACCTTTGATCATTAATCTATTGTAATTAACGATGCACTAGACGTGAGTGTGGGAGGTAAAGAGAGAACCGGTGGCCGCTAGGACTAGATGACCAAGGAAGCCCACGGAACTTTCTCTCGTGGAGGCATTTTTCATATAGAGCAACTGCTCCTTAGGAGGATATGGCCTATAACTGTCGGAAAGGGTGCCGGCGGTTGCATTCTGCGCTCCGGGGCCATGCGCCCTTTCAAACTCCAGAGGCTGGCGGGGCGTAAAGTGCAGGGAACATGATGCTGGCATCTGTGGGCTCCGCAAGAGAGACGGGAGGTGAAGGAGCCGGGCTGACCACTGGGCACCCGGACCCCCAGCCTCACTGCGGCGTCCTCCTCACTACAGAACCCGCCACAGCCAATGCTGCTTCCTGGGCCTGCAtctcctgggggctgggggggatgTTCTACCGCTCTGGCTGAGCTTACGCCGTGGGCCTGTCAAAGCAACCGTTCTGGACGGAAACCTTAAGCAATTGCTGATGGCTTCGCCAGCTTTCCTAAAAAGAGAACCTTGAGCAGAATGTCAACTCTGAAGGGTGACCCATCATTCACTGCTGTGGTGCGGCTGTGATTTGGTGGTGCCCTCGGGTCTGTTCAGATGCATACAGctcttcctttgcttttgcaCCAAAGGGCCCCAAACTCCCAGGCTTTTGGAATTCATCGGTCTGATTTTTATGCTTATTCTTTTGTACCCCCCTGATGTTTCCACTGGGAAACTGTATTACTAGAAGACAGACAAGCGCCTCAAGCCACTTTCTTATACATTCCTTCTGAACTGCTTCCAGTGTTCTTGGGCCAGGGAAGAAAATCATTAGCTTTGTAAGAATTGCGTGTGGGGCAAGagtcagtaggtctggagtgagGAAGGCCTGACAAGCTCTCCTCTGAATTAAGGGATTGAACGCTGTGACACTTGTGACTGTGTAGAGGCCTTCTGTCTTATCTTTCAGGTCCTTGATTTGGCCCAGCCTAGAAAATTGACCTCCAGAGGACAACAGCATGTATAATCTGTGCCTAAGATCTTTGCCAAGGTCAGTCACGTCAGGAGAAAATAATATCTGTACTAAGTTAATTTTAGCTCAAAgatggccacacacacacacacacacacacacacacacacaccctacaacCTACCCCACAACGTGCATAGCAATGAAAGACAACACCACAAAACAGACTCACCACTTCCTCACTTTTACATTTCTGTATCCTAGAAAGTTTTCTGTGGATACATAATGCAAATCATAACATTTTCGAGTTGGAAAGAACTTCCGAAGTCCTTTAGTGTTGCCCCCCATTTTAGTTCAGAATCTCCCTACCTCCTGAACAGGTGGGCACTTTACATCTTTCTTGCACAGTGCTGGTAACGAGGAGTGCAGTGTTTTTTTAAGCCCGACAGGAAGTAACAACACTATACCCCTGCTACATCTGATCTGCATTTTGTGTGCAGATGTTAGGCTTTTGGTAccgttttttttaaaatgtttatttattttcagagagagagagagagagacagagagagagaacactcacaagcaggggaggggcagagggagagggagagagcgaatcccaagcaagctctgggctgactctcggggctcaatctcatgacccaccgtaagatcatgacctgagctgaaatcaagagtcggatgctcaactaagtaagccacacaggtgcccctctggtactgttttattattttttttaactaaatttttttaatgtttatttatttttgagagtgagaaagagagagagagagagagtcgggggtgggggtgcgcagagacagagagggagacagaatccgaagcaggctccaggctgagctgtcagcacagagccccatgcagagctcaaacccacgaaccagcagaacacaaacctgagctgaagtcggatgcttaaccgactgagccacccaggggcaccacTCTCATACTGTTTCAATGCAGCTGGTCTTGGGGGGATGAAAGGGTAAGCGTGCATCTATGTGAATGAGGGTCAGATCTTCCCTATCTGTAGGGGGGGATATTCCCGCTGTCAGTCACCTTGGAAAAAGGTGGGTCCTGAATTAGAAACGCAGAGACTAGCTTAGCTGAAGAGGgaacttctgtttctctgtgaCTTACTTTTTGGGCCTGACCCTGAGACATTTTGGAGTTCTCGGGTCCATCTGGGCTGCAGTGGGGCTGATGGACACCGTGccggggaaggaggcagggaggcatcCTGTAGGGAACATAAAGGGGAGACGAGTGAGTCACATCTTAATAGCGATATGACCTGGATTCATGTTACTCTTTGTTTATTTCCCCCTTGTCATCCCGGAGCCTTTGGAAATGTCCAGCTGAAATGTTCCAGCCTGGCCCTGCTGTGTCACGGTATTAAAAGAAGAGTTGAGGGTCAGTGTTTATATCCCTAGGACGTTAGAGGGGAAATGGTGCCCTCTGAGGCCACGTGGGTTTCAGTGAGTATGAGGGGCTCTTAATCGTGAATACTGGCAACAAGAGTTGGGCCCCAGAGTTCCACCTACTCCTCTCCACGTGGTGATTCACCCATCACTGCCATCCTTTTATTAAGAAAACTGCCAGATTTCCTACAAAAGTAATCCCTTAAATTGGCCCGAAATCTGCCTCCCCGTAACATTCACCCACAGGACTTAGTCTCTTCTCCCAGAGCCCCAGAGAACAATCGTCATAATTGTTCACAttcattgagtacttactatgtgctgggcattttCCTGAACACCGTGTTGtgtcttatttatattattatcccatttcacagaagaaaaaactgaGGCCGAAGGAGGccaaatgatttgcccaaggcctgACCCCAAAGGAGTGGTAGGATTTGAACACATGCAATTTGACGTCGGTGCCCACAGTCTTGAACTCTTAGAAATTCTGCTGGTCTTGTCCCTATGACACTCCCCCTATCCCACCCCCCACTCCGAGATCTGCAGCCTGTGAGCTTGCCTccccagaccttttttttttttttttcctccaggctgCATCCCTACCCCACCTCCCTTGCCGTTTCTCCTCGTGCCATTTCTCCATGTCCTCCTGACTGAGGTGTGGGACAATGCACAGAACACAAGACCCGAGTCCATTGGACCTCCTGTGACTTGTCCCACTTTGACCCCCCCAGGACAGCCTTCAGGCTGAAGCCTCCCGGAGCACCATTTTAACAGCATTCCCCTCAGGAGGCTGTATTTTTCCTGTCTGTCCTCAACATTTCTCTTGCCAGAAAAACAGGCTCAGTTTTCCCTTCTGATAAATCTGGTCACCCTAAATATGGGGCTTTGAGCAAACAGGAGCGGCCGGCCCCACGCAGCCCTCATTTCAAAATGTGGATTCACTCGGGCTGCTATTTTGGAGGTCTGGTTTCTTTCCCCACACACAGTGGTtttaaggaagagggaagggatcATGACAGAATACTAGCAGGGGAAAGATGCTAGCAGAGAAAACACACCTGGCCAGTCTTTGTTTCCCCAAGTTCCCCAAACACTGGCGCTTTGAGAAGCTCTGAAAAGGAGGGTCCTCGCTCACATAAAAGTGGAAAATACAGCGCTAGGAACTCCCCTCCTGGAGATGAGCATATCCAGCATTTGAAGTCCTGGTAGTAAAGAAGCCTAACTGGTTTTGTTTAAGTCAGTTTTCCCATTTACGAATGCAGCCTAGTAAAACAATGCTGCGGAGTGGAAGTTGCAAAGGGCTCCCGACGGTCTAAACTGTTCCTCAGATAGGTTTGAGTTGGCCTGTGCGGTGCTTAAATGTGCTTCAAATTAGTTGCTAGCACTTAACAGTTGGAATATTTCTCATAATAATCTGGATTTGGGTGTCCTTGGAAAATCGTTAGATCTGGAAACACTGGGCCACATTCTTGCATGACAATGGTCGGCGGGACACAAGGCTGTGGTCCTTGGCTCCCTGTAGCCCCTGCCTAATACACCATCCCCTGCTTCACTCATTTATGGTACCTGCCTGGCTCACAGGAGTCCCTGGGGCTTGCCTTCTCCGCCCTGGAGATTTCCTTGGGTGAGAGTTGGCCTGCCGGATGCGGGAggcccattcatccattgactcATGCAACATGTACTCATGCAGCTTCTGGACCCCGTGGATACAAGATGTGTTCAACAGCCCCCGCCCTCTGGATTTCGGCGCTGGCATTCTTGCTGCGAACCGCAggatgaggagggggaggggttggggagagggaagcTGGCAAAGGCTTGAACCGCGTTTGCCGATTTccagaccccccctcccccccaccacgcCGTGCTTGCTAAAGTCATCCCTGTTCTCCACTGCTGCCTCTACCGCCACTCAAACAGCCACTGAGCGCCAGGGGAGAAGCTACTAACATGCTCTGTGACTTACACGAGTTCCCACCcatctcagggcctcagtttctccaattGCACAGTGACCCGGTTGGAATAGAAAACTATGCGCGTCCCTTCCAGGGCTGGCACGCAGAGATGCTAAGACTCCCAAGATCGAGGAACGTCTGACCGGCCCATTCCGGAGCTGTTCCACTGAACTCCAagcagcccctctccctcctttccccggCCCGGGCCGGGGCCCGGGAGGGGGTCGGAGCCAGAGGGCCGCCCGGGCCTGGGCTTCCCGCCCGGGGGCGGAGCCGCTGCTCCAGGTCCCGCCCCTCCACCTGGGATTCGGCCCGGCAGATGTTACAACTTTCTCGCATTCTCTCCCGCGGTGTCCCCCCCAGGCCCGCCCAACCCgtgcctccctccccttccccgctGGGGTCCTGCCCGCCTCCCTGCTGGGAGCCCGACTCTTCTCCGGACTCCGGGCGGGGCGAGAggccgggctgggggctggagggtcgggaggaggaggaagggaaagcagaGGCGAGAGAAATTAGGAGGCGGGAGAAATCGAGGGCTAGTAGGAAGGGGAGAGCCAGAGGATGGTGGAGAGCACTTTTTGGAAGCAGCCACGCCGCGTCTCAGGCTGGCCCGGctgagctgggggagagggagcgAGGGCGGCGCAGGGCGGGCGCGCAGGCGGCGGGAGGCGGCTCGGCGCGGGCCTGACCTCCCCAGAGCGCCCCGCTGCGGCCGCGCAGGTCCGGCCGCCAGTCCTGGACCAGCCCCTGGGCCACCCCCGGGGCCGCTGAACGATCTCGCAGCGTTCAGGCCGGCCAGCCGGCGGGCGTGCGGGCCGTGCGCCCTGGGCGCGCGAGGCGGTGAGGCCCGGGGAACCCTGTGCGCCGGGACGCGCGGGCCGGCATGGCGATGCACGCCCTCACTGGCCTCTCGCTGGTCAGCCTGCTTAGCTTCGGCTACCTGTCCTGGGACTGGTCCAAGCCGAGCCTGGCGGCCGACGGTCCCGGGGAGGCGGGCGTGGAGCAGCCCTCGGCCgctccaccccagcctccccatATCATCTTCATCCTCACCGACGACCAGGGCTACCACGACGTGGGCTACCATGGCTCAGATATTGAGACCCCTACGCTGGACCGGCTGGCAGCTGAGGGTGTCAAGTTGGAGAATTATTATATCCAGCCTATCTGCACGCCTTCGCGGAGCCAACTTCTCACTGGCAGGTAGGCATGACCCAGGCTGCTGGGGCTGGCGGTGCAAGCCCCAAATGAATCCGGTCTGGAGATTTCCTGTGCGTTCACAgtcccaccccccactctggGACCTGGGAAGCGAGGACTCAGGGCCAGTTCTGAGACACTCAGACACGACTGTCTCCAGTCGCCTGTGTGATCATTAGTTATGTCCTttatcctctctgggcctcagtttctccaattGTACACGGAGTGGATTGGACCATCTTTGAGGTCTCCTCCCTCTGATGTTCTAGGACACACATTACACACCATGTGAAGGAGACATCTGGTCCTCCCTTTGTTGGAGGAACACGGCAGTCTCTGACCCTTGGGTTTTAACGCCGCTTCTGTATACAGACCCTGAGGCTACGAACAAGTCATTTCCCTTCTCTAAGCCTCCGTTTTCTTGTCTGTTCATAAACGGAGTGAAGAGGAGTGTTTACTTGAAAAAGAGTGGTGATGGGATGAGTTGTGTGTAACCTGCTTGGCTGTCAATAAATGGCAGCCCCCATGTCACCGGAGGGATTAAGGTCCCCAAACTGTTTGATGGCTgcgaggagaggaaggaagccagGGAATGTCTAGATAGATAGACATTCTAGATAGAACAGAAAGATATGCACAGGATGCTGTGACTGGTGGAACCTTCGGGTAGTTACTTCATTTCTCCAAACCTCTGGTTTTTCATCTACAAAGTCCTCCTAAATTGGCCGAAAGTCCCAAGGAGACGTGCTGCTTTCTCCGTAAGGAGTGGCCCACAGGCAAGGCGGCAGGATTACAGGATTAAAAGAGCAGGGAAACAGGAGGTGGGGGTGTAGAAGGCAAACTTTGGCCACTTAGGAGAAAATCCTTTGGCAAGGCTGAAGCTAATCCTCCTTGGATGGGGTCCAAGGCATGCCTTCTCCCAAGTTCCACCCAAAAGCCACGAGTATGATCTCAGGAACCGGAGCCTTGCTGTCCCTGTTTCTGggtgggagaaactgaggcatggagtcAGGGAGGACCCAATTCATGCCTAGAGTCTGTAGCATCcgttggggagggggctgagaggCCAGGTGGTTGGCAGGGGTCCCAGAGCCGTGAGTCAAAATAGGTGCCTTTTCTTCCCTCACTCGGGCACTCAGCATTTAGCTCCGGGAACAGCAAGAGAGAGCGTCGGAGAAGAGGGTGAGGGGCTGGTGTATGGGTCGTGGGCGGGGgcgttggtggtggtggtgaagccCAAATGTTGACCAACCtccaggagagggaagaagactCTGCATTCCTGAGAACTGTGCACAAGTTAGCATTTCTCTCTCGAGAGGTGACTTTGGGTTTAAGCAGGGGAATGAGCAGCCAACGGGGCAGTGCGCCAACCCCCTGATCTGTGAAGTGAGCCGAGTGTGGCTGGGCAGCGTCTGCCCTCCGCCCCCTGCAGCTGGCTCCATCTGACTGATGCTGACTGCTCTCATTAGTGTTTTGTTAATGCATCCAGTCGTGTTGGGCGAAGCTGGAGAGAGCCAGTGTTTCTCATGTTACTCGCTTACAGACGAGCTTCGGTGACTCTGAGCTGGCCCACCCACTTTACAAACCAGTGCTCCGTGGTGCCCAGCCCTAGGAAGAGACTCGGCTGTGACCGGGCGCTATGGTACTTCCTCTGTTAAATGGAATCGTTCATGAGGTTGACTGAGAGGTCTGTAGAGCCAGGATCACCGAGAGGTTTTCAGCCTGAGTTgtgcagacctgggttcaaagctCGGGGCAGCTGCTTGCGAGCTGTCTGCAGTCGGGCCTGTCGCATGTACCTCTGAGAGCCTTGGTTcgtcatctgtagaatggggataatggtCTCCCCTGTAGGTttttttatgaggattaagtgaaacgATGCGTGTGGCCTATAGTGTTAAAAATGGCAGTAGTAGCTAATGATGGCTAACGACAATAACAGCTTTAAGTTAAGGAAACTAAAAACAGGAAAGCCCACCTAGTGCCTGGGTTAAAGGTGTCAGGCCTTCAGGTGTGGGATTCTAAGACCCTAGTGAAGTTCCAGGCTTCTTATTTACCCTGGGACTTTTAAGACTTGAGTAAAGGCGGGACACCCCAAGCAGATCGCATGGGGGCCTTGACCACAGAAGGgacttgaatgaataaatgaggaatACAGCATTCTGCTAACCATTCACTCCTGCCTCACAGCAGTAGCGTGTGTGAGTGACCGGATCCAGGGGCCACATGAACTTGTGGGTAGGCACATGAGAACAGGTCTTATAAAATCTGGGAACTGAAAGTTTTTCAGAGATCTCCCATTCAACCCAACTCCCCACCtatagatgaacaaactgaggccACCATGGGGAGGAGACATGGCAGCCTTGTTTGCTGGAAGGAGCCTGTGCTTGGACTTGGCTTGGATTTATGTTCAAGTCCTGGCTTTGCCCCTGAccactgagtgaccttgggcaaggcccttcccctcctctggaACTGTGTGTGTAAAACAAGGTAAATACACTGGAAGTTGACTTGGGTCCCTTCTGGTTCTAAAATTGTCTGGGAGTGCCACCATTCGTtcggtctttcatccattcattccgtAAGTAATTGAGTGTCCTTTTAACATCACCTGAGTGCCAAGACCACAAAGTTGAGTAGAGGACAATCCGATTACAGATGATTGGGCCTAAGAACATGTACAACTGAGTAGAACCCCATGGTCAAGTAGGACAGTGATCAGGTGTACTAAATTTAACCCAGAAGCAAAAGTGACTCATTCTTGGAGAGAGTTATAAGAGACTTTACAGAGGGGGTAACATTTGGACTGGGCTTTGAAGAGTGAGCAGGAGTTTCCCTGGGAGGGCAGGACTTGCTCTAGGCCCCAGAGCAAATTAGTGGCTTAGAGTTTAGGGATTCTGAAGTCtctggagactgcctgggataCAGATCCCAACTCCAGTTACAGATTGTTTGAGTCAGTGGGCAAGCGATTTCATGTAGTGAGCCTCAGTTGCCTTATTTGGAGAATGATGTTAGCTACATTGTCATGATTAACCTGCGTTCGACTCTAAActccccagctcccagctgcGTGATCCTGGGCCGAGTAGTTTAACCACTCTgatcctcagtctcctcatctgcgAAATGACCATAATATGAACTCAACTAATTTTGAAGATTCAATGAGGTGATACGTTGGAAGTGCCTGTCACGTGTCGTAATACCTGCTGTACCTTTGCCGGAAGTGCTGGGCCCAGAGCCCACCTCGGGGTGAGAACTGGGGGCCGGTGGGCCAGAGCAGTGCTTTGTAGCTCACCCGGGCCTTCTTtgccctcccctctttcctccagGTACCAGATCCACACGGGACTCCAGCACTCCATCATCCGCCCTCGGCAGCCCAACTGCCTGCCCCTGGACCAGGTGACGCTGCCCCAGAAGCTGCAGGAGGCGGGTTACTCTACCCACATGGTGGGCAAGTGGCACCTGGGCTTCTACCGGAAGGAGTGCCTGCCTACCCGCCGGGGCTTCGACACCTTCCTGGGCTCGCTCACGGGCAACGTGGACTACTACACCTACGACAACTGCGACGGGCCCGGGGTGTGTGGCTTTGACCTGCACGAGGGCGAGAGTGTGGCCTGGGGGCTCAGCGGCCAGTATTCCACTATGCTCTATGCCCAGCGTGTCAGCCACATCCTAGCCAGCCACAGCCCCCGGCGGCCCCTCTTCCTCTACGTGGCCTTCCAGGCGGTACACACGCCCCTGCAGTCCCCTCGTGAGTACCTGTACCGCTACCGCACCATGGGCAACGTGGCCCGGCGGAAGTATGCGGCCATGGTCACCTGCATGGATGAGGCCGTGCGCAACATCACCTGGGCTCTCAAGCGCTATGGTTTCTACAACAACAGCGTCATCATCTTCTCCAGTGACAACGGCGGCCAGACCTTCTCGGGGGGCAGCAACTGGCCGCTGCGAGGACGCAAGGGCACTTACTGGGAAGGTGGTGTGCGTGGCCTGGGCTTTGTCCACAGCCCCCTGCTCAAGCGGAAGCGCCGGACCAGCCGGGCGCTGGTGCACATCACTGACTGGTACCCGACCCTGGTGGGTCTGGCAGGCGGCACCGCCTCGGCGGCTGACGGGCTGGACGGCTACGATGTGTGGCCGGCCATCAGCGAGGGCCGGGCCTCACCGCGCACAGAGATCCTGCACAACATTGACCCCCTCTACAACCATGCCCGGCACGGCTCCCTGGAGGCTGGCTTTGGCATCTGGAACACTGCCGTGCAGGCCGCCATCCGCGTGGGCGAGTGGAAGCTGCTAACAGGGGACCCTGGCTATGGCGATTGGATCCCACCGCAGACGCTGGCCGCCTTCCCTGGTAGCTGGTGGAACCTCGAGCGCATGGCCAGTGCCCGCCAGGCAGTGTGGCTCTTCAATATCAGCGCTGACCCCTACGAACGGGAGGACCTGGCTGGCCAGCGGCCTGATGTGGTCCGTGCCCTGCTGGCCCGTCTGGTGGACTATAACCGCACAGCCATCCCTGTGCGCTACCCGGCTGAGAATCCCCGGGCCCACCCTGACTTTAATGGGGGTGCTTGGGGGCCCTGGGCCAgtgatgaggaagaagaggaagaggaggaagaggcaggcagggctcGAAGCTTCTCCCGAGGACGCCGCAAGAAAAAATGCAAGATTTGCAAGCTGCGATCCTTTTTTCGTAAACTCAACACCAGGCTGATGTCACAGCGGAtctgatggggagtggggggaggtgaggaTCTCTGCCCCTCTAGATGTACTTCCCCATTCAAACCTGGCCCTGTTCCTCCCCAGGGAGGGGCCTGAGGTCAAGCCCCGTCTGcagggaaatggggggggggcatcgAGCCCCTCGGTTGAAAGGTGGGGAACTTGGCTTGGGGGAGAATAAActagactggggtgcctggattcCAATCCTGCCTCTTCACTGActtgccctgtgacctcaagTGGCCTGCATGAgagctgggcctcagtttcctcatctgtaaatgagctCTGATGATGTTGTGGCCCTGTGGTGTGAACCTGGTGCCTGGGGCCATGGTGGAGTTGCCATTGACCTTCCGCCTCCCAGCTCGTTTAAAGCCTCGCCCTTGGACCCTGCACCTCTGCGGTACTGCTTGGGTGAGGGGCCCCTGGAGGCAGCTCGAGGCCTGGACTCCAGCTGAAGCATGGCGATCTGGCCACTCTCTGAAGGGATCCTCTGATGctgagggtgggggtgcagggatgGGTCTTCACATGGCTTGGGCCAGTTCTGGGGCCAGACTGGTGCTGGAGGCTATGGCAGAAAGCTCTCCTTCTGGCCCCCAGGACCCAGAGGATTGACCTGGCTCTTAGCTGCTGCAGGATCGAGGGTGGTGGAAACAGCTGTGCAAAGAGGCCCTGAACCAACAGTCAGGACACTTGGGTGCCTCTTTGACCTTGGGCCCATCCCCTcacctttgggcctcagtttccccaactgccAATCGGGATGCTAGCCTGAGCtctgcctacctcacagggttgtagAGAACTGGCCAAGGTAATGGCTGTGGAGGAGCCCGTGCACTTGATTAAAATGCTACTAACATGGAAGCCAGGGCTGTGGTGCGGTCTGTGAACGCACTGGGGCGTGTGCGCGTGCATCCTGAGGGCAATGCGAGCTCACCATTAGCCAAGTGaatgggagaggaggtgggtagcCTGGCTAGGAAGCAGCATGTATGGGTTCTGGTCCAGTCCTGCCACAGGTCCACCGTGTGACCTCTGGCAAATCCTagaccctctctgggcctcagtgcccCACTGTGTACAATGGACGCTTTAGGAGCCCCTCCTACTTGGTCATTCTAGACACCCCTGTGCGTGCGTGTGGGGGGGGCATGGGCTgagtggtgggaggaggggcgtGGGGGGTTCAGAGCCTGCTCGCTGCAGAGCGCGCCTCCATGCACACACTGCGTTCTGCATATCTCCCTTCAGGTTCCAGTCGGTGCAGCGTGTGTAGGCGAAAGCCCTGCtgtgaattttgaaaatagttatttttgtcACTGGCAAAGGAGGCCTGTTAGGACTCGTCAGCTTGTGGATGAGCAGGacgggtgttggggggggggggtgggtgcggTGCAGTGGAGGGGGTTTGGGTGTTGGTTCCAGAGCTGCAGAGGTAGCTGAGCCCAGGAGTGAGAGTCTGGCCTGGGGCTGCAGGATGGAGGTGACCGTCCACATCCtgggccccttcctccacccttcCAGCTggagctttctctgtctctaggaTGTCGACGCCTGGGCTGTGTGGGGCAGGGGCCAGGACTGGCTGAAGCCTCTGGATTCCGGCCACCCCCAGCACTTCTGCCTGCTCAGGAGGGAGGCTCTGATGAAGACGGTGTCCCAGGCCCAGCATATCCCACAGATGGGTTGTTCATAGTCTGCCCATTACCCAGGATTCTCCGGCTCTCCTGGGTGCCTCTCCCAGCTGTCTGGGCTGTGCCTTTCCAGAGCCGCGTGGAGCCAGGGCTCCCCTGCAGCTCTAGGCTTGCACCAGTTGAGTGGAGGCCTCTCCCATGCCTGCTGAGTTTGGCCCTGCCTTAGGTGACCTAGCCTCCAGCTCCAACCCTGCTTCTCTTACGCCCTTTGGGGGCCATGAGAGCTGGACCATAAAAGTCCCTTTATGTTCTTCCCCAGACACCCAACACCTACCCTCCTGTGGCTGACGTGGCCTCAAACATAGAGGGCTCAGCTGGGGCTAGAGGCCAGCCCCTGCTCCTGATGCCCTAAGAAGGAAGCTCAGCCTCATCTCAAGCCCAGCTTAAAGCTTGCCTGGCTCAGAGTCCTACCTAACCCAGAACCTGGCACACAGCCCAAGAGCCCCACTCAAGCTTCAGCCAACGACCTGGTCCACAGCCCAGCAGTCCCCAAGCCTGCCTAACCAAGGTGCTGGCGGTTGACCCAGGGCTGAGATTTGTGGAAAGTACTGGGGCAAGGAGTCACCAGGACTAGAGTGTTGTGAGGGGAGGCTCAGCCTGCTTGTTGTGGTGTCTGCTGGGCCCAGCAGACAGCATGGCTCCTGCCCATCTCCTCCTGTCTTCCTGTGGCCCCTGAGTTTCCcccagccagggcacctgggtctGGACTCTGTTTTAGGCCCTTGACTGGCATTGCTAGGCGGATGCTTAGACCACCtacctggtggggaggggtggatgggAGAAGAGACCAGAGGCAGCGCTGGCCCCTTGGGTCACAGATCTGGGGGAGTGGAGTCCAGAGATGCCAGACAGCCCCTCTATTTCCCCTTTGGCTGGACCAGATGTCAGCAGATCGGCCACCCAGATTAGAACCGGGGGTGGCCCTGTCCAAGCT
It contains:
- the ARSI gene encoding arylsulfatase I, encoding MAMHALTGLSLVSLLSFGYLSWDWSKPSLAADGPGEAGVEQPSAAPPQPPHIIFILTDDQGYHDVGYHGSDIETPTLDRLAAEGVKLENYYIQPICTPSRSQLLTGRYQIHTGLQHSIIRPRQPNCLPLDQVTLPQKLQEAGYSTHMVGKWHLGFYRKECLPTRRGFDTFLGSLTGNVDYYTYDNCDGPGVCGFDLHEGESVAWGLSGQYSTMLYAQRVSHILASHSPRRPLFLYVAFQAVHTPLQSPREYLYRYRTMGNVARRKYAAMVTCMDEAVRNITWALKRYGFYNNSVIIFSSDNGGQTFSGGSNWPLRGRKGTYWEGGVRGLGFVHSPLLKRKRRTSRALVHITDWYPTLVGLAGGTASAADGLDGYDVWPAISEGRASPRTEILHNIDPLYNHARHGSLEAGFGIWNTAVQAAIRVGEWKLLTGDPGYGDWIPPQTLAAFPGSWWNLERMASARQAVWLFNISADPYEREDLAGQRPDVVRALLARLVDYNRTAIPVRYPAENPRAHPDFNGGAWGPWASDEEEEEEEEEAGRARSFSRGRRKKKCKICKLRSFFRKLNTRLMSQRI